In Patagioenas fasciata isolate bPatFas1 chromosome 20, bPatFas1.hap1, whole genome shotgun sequence, a genomic segment contains:
- the MRRF gene encoding ribosome-recycling factor, mitochondrial isoform X1: MAMTLRCFRHLPSLLLHSRLAALWALPQAPPAQLLSGCSHCGHQMLLSRQLATKKAKGKGQTQARVNISAALVEDIINLEETNEDMQAVVEALKEDFSRNLSVRTSPGALDHIMVVTEDGKFPLNQLGQISQKSPQLLIVNMASFPESTAAATKAIRESGMNLNPEADGTIIRVPIPKVTREHRESLAKLAKQSTNKSKEALRKVRSKSVNQVKKFKSKVSEDTIWLLEKQIQQMADSAAAEMDKLLAAKTKELLG; encoded by the exons ATGGCGATGACACTAAGATGCTTCCGTCACCTGCCCTCCCTGCTGCTTCACTCTCGTTTGGCAGCGCTGTGGGCGCTGCCTCAGGCCCCCCCGGCCCAGCTCCTGTctggctgcagccactgtggccaTCAGATGCTGCTGAGCAGACAGCTAGCTACCAAAAAAG CTAAAGGTAAAGGGCAGACTCAAGCCAGAGTGAATATCAGTGCGGCCCTAGTTGAGGATATCATCAATTTGGAGGAAACCAATGAAGACATGCAGGCAGTGGTAGAAGCTCTGAAAGAAGATTTCAGCAGGAATCTCAGTGTTAGAACCTCACCAG GGGCCCTCGATCACATCATGGTGGTGACAGAAGACGGGAAGTTTCCTCTGAACCAGCTGGGGCAGATCTCACAGAAGTCACCACAGCTCCTTATAGTGAACATGGCCAGTTTTCCAGAG agcacagctgcagcGACGAAGGCTATAAGGGAGAGTGGCATGAACCTGAACCCAGAAGCAGATGGGACGATAATTCGGGTGCCAATTCCTAA GGTAACGAGGGAGCACAGGGAGAGCCTGGCCAAGCTGGCCAAGCAGTCCACCAACAAGTCCAAAGAGGCGCTGAGAAAGGTGCGGAGCAAAAGCGTCAACCAGGTCAAGAAGTTCAAGAGCAAAGTGTCTGAAGATACCATCTGGCTGCTGGAGAAGCAG ATCCAGCAAATGGCAGACAGCGCTGCAGCGGAGATGGACAAGCTGCTGGCGGCGAAGACCAAGGAGCTGCTTGGATAA
- the MRRF gene encoding ribosome-recycling factor, mitochondrial isoform X2, with the protein MTYKYTLAYVLKCWAIYSLKDTVNPIHLRLNSEPNTKGKGQTQARVNISAALVEDIINLEETNEDMQAVVEALKEDFSRNLSVRTSPGALDHIMVVTEDGKFPLNQLGQISQKSPQLLIVNMASFPESTAAATKAIRESGMNLNPEADGTIIRVPIPKVTREHRESLAKLAKQSTNKSKEALRKVRSKSVNQVKKFKSKVSEDTIWLLEKQIQQMADSAAAEMDKLLAAKTKELLG; encoded by the exons ATGACCTACAAATACACTTTGGCTTATGTGCTCAAGTGCTGGGCAATTTACTCATTAAAAGATACAGTTAATCCGATTCATCTTAGACTCAATTCTGAACCCAACA CTAAAGGTAAAGGGCAGACTCAAGCCAGAGTGAATATCAGTGCGGCCCTAGTTGAGGATATCATCAATTTGGAGGAAACCAATGAAGACATGCAGGCAGTGGTAGAAGCTCTGAAAGAAGATTTCAGCAGGAATCTCAGTGTTAGAACCTCACCAG GGGCCCTCGATCACATCATGGTGGTGACAGAAGACGGGAAGTTTCCTCTGAACCAGCTGGGGCAGATCTCACAGAAGTCACCACAGCTCCTTATAGTGAACATGGCCAGTTTTCCAGAG agcacagctgcagcGACGAAGGCTATAAGGGAGAGTGGCATGAACCTGAACCCAGAAGCAGATGGGACGATAATTCGGGTGCCAATTCCTAA GGTAACGAGGGAGCACAGGGAGAGCCTGGCCAAGCTGGCCAAGCAGTCCACCAACAAGTCCAAAGAGGCGCTGAGAAAGGTGCGGAGCAAAAGCGTCAACCAGGTCAAGAAGTTCAAGAGCAAAGTGTCTGAAGATACCATCTGGCTGCTGGAGAAGCAG ATCCAGCAAATGGCAGACAGCGCTGCAGCGGAGATGGACAAGCTGCTGGCGGCGAAGACCAAGGAGCTGCTTGGATAA